Proteins from a genomic interval of Mesobacillus sp. S13:
- a CDS encoding HD-GYP domain-containing protein, giving the protein MRLVATTSVEEGALLGKAIHNDKGQVLLNVGARLEGKILRRLEEFGIDYIYIKDPDTDDIIVKNSISDELRVNAIMTIGGTFKQIQLDTKVSQTFVLEKSARTFKKLISDLLDELQRSKELLNLLSDVFLHDHYIFSHSLNVTLYALAIGIEMKLTPKELEQLGLGAILHDVGKMNVPEEILSKPGKLTAEEFQIIKAHAEDGFQMLRNIPTVPLIVAHCAFQHHERLNGGGYPRGLKEDEIHLFGKILGVADVFDAVTSNRVYRPAMLPHEGLEILYSGAGSLFDPKVVDAFRRAVAIYPVGLTVILSDGRKGVVAEQNPGLSERPVVRILEENGQRVEPYHLDLKSSLSLMIVSCDTIIKYEYANSY; this is encoded by the coding sequence ATGAGACTCGTAGCCACCACTTCGGTAGAGGAAGGGGCTTTACTCGGAAAAGCCATTCATAATGACAAGGGCCAAGTTCTTTTGAACGTGGGCGCTCGGCTTGAGGGAAAGATCCTTAGACGTCTAGAAGAGTTTGGTATTGACTATATCTATATCAAAGACCCTGACACAGATGATATCATCGTGAAAAATTCCATATCAGATGAATTACGCGTCAATGCAATTATGACAATCGGAGGTACGTTCAAGCAAATTCAACTGGATACAAAGGTTTCGCAGACCTTTGTACTTGAAAAATCAGCAAGGACCTTCAAGAAGCTGATCAGTGATTTGCTTGATGAGCTGCAAAGGAGCAAAGAACTGCTGAACTTGCTGTCCGATGTATTCTTGCATGACCATTATATTTTTTCCCATTCCCTGAATGTCACATTGTATGCTTTGGCAATCGGGATTGAAATGAAGCTGACCCCCAAGGAGCTTGAGCAGCTTGGGCTGGGTGCGATTTTACATGATGTTGGCAAAATGAACGTGCCTGAGGAAATCTTATCGAAGCCAGGCAAGCTGACTGCGGAAGAATTCCAGATCATCAAGGCCCATGCCGAGGACGGATTCCAGATGCTGAGGAATATTCCGACTGTCCCGCTGATTGTCGCTCACTGTGCTTTTCAGCATCATGAACGGTTGAATGGCGGAGGATATCCGCGCGGATTGAAGGAGGACGAAATTCACCTGTTCGGAAAAATACTTGGTGTAGCGGATGTGTTTGATGCCGTCACGTCTAACAGAGTATACCGGCCGGCCATGCTGCCGCATGAAGGCCTGGAAATCCTTTATTCCGGGGCAGGCAGTCTGTTTGATCCAAAAGTGGTCGATGCCTTCCGCAGGGCTGTGGCGATCTATCCGGTCGGTCTGACTGTCATCCTGAGTGATGGGCGGAAGGGAGTAGTGGCCGAGCAGAATCCTGGCTTGAGTGAGCGGCCTGTTGTCCGTATACTCGAGGAAAACGGGCAAAGAGTGGAGCCATATCACCTCGACCTGAAGTCCAGCTTATCACTAATGATTGTCAGTTGCGATACAATCATTAAATACGAGTACGCCAATAGTTATTAA
- a CDS encoding YunC family protein → MIDMSPIEIEGRTFLCISVKLPKTNLLVVTGDKGYIMCGALDVALLNEKLKGRKVIAGRAVGVKTIEELLEAPLESVTYEAENLGAIKGMIGKEALLLMN, encoded by the coding sequence ATGATCGATATGTCACCTATTGAGATAGAAGGCAGGACATTTTTATGCATTTCTGTAAAACTGCCGAAAACAAACCTGTTAGTCGTTACAGGAGACAAGGGTTATATTATGTGCGGCGCTCTCGATGTCGCTCTTCTCAATGAAAAACTAAAAGGCAGGAAGGTGATTGCCGGCAGGGCGGTTGGCGTAAAAACAATCGAAGAATTGCTTGAAGCCCCGCTGGAATCCGTAACATATGAAGCGGAGAACCTTGGCGCCATAAAAGGCATGATTGGCAAAGAAGCATTGCTGCTCATGAATTAA
- a CDS encoding bifunctional metallophosphatase/5'-nucleotidase produces MEEVIHIYHTNDLHSHLEHWPSIHKLVTERRRWHEEMGDEVLVFDIGDHMDRWHPLSDASRGKANCRLLNEAGYDAATIGNNEGITLPFENLDSMYLEKKFEMLVANLYYQDGNKPEWAKPYHVYISNTGTRIGVIGVTVNFGRFYEQLGWKLNDPIEELKNCIAQLKGQTDLIILLSHLGIHDDELIAGMFPEIDVILGGHTHHILHEGKEVGSSLLAGAGKFGYYTGHVTLKLDGKTKEIIHRKAVLYDMNEADQAQDEREMAEGYFFEGKELMAETVAVLPDDLKADPLQHSKLSKMLTQALREWCDADCAFMNAGMILKGLKQGNVTKFDLLEICPHPINPCTIRMSGAELKEVLLQTRDEKWPHLQIKGLGFRGTVMGVMEYDGIEFQQKGNYPQILINGKLIEAKEHYTLAIPDMFTFGRFFPEIQRAEEKRYWLPEFLRNLLEWKLASL; encoded by the coding sequence ATGGAAGAAGTTATTCATATTTACCATACGAATGATTTGCACAGTCATTTGGAGCACTGGCCAAGCATCCATAAGCTTGTGACCGAGCGCCGGCGTTGGCACGAGGAAATGGGTGACGAGGTTCTTGTTTTCGATATTGGCGATCATATGGACCGCTGGCACCCGCTATCTGATGCGTCAAGGGGAAAAGCGAACTGCCGACTTTTGAATGAAGCTGGCTACGATGCAGCGACTATAGGCAATAACGAAGGCATCACTCTTCCATTTGAAAACCTGGATTCAATGTATCTTGAAAAAAAGTTTGAAATGCTTGTAGCGAATCTTTATTACCAGGATGGAAATAAACCGGAGTGGGCGAAGCCATATCATGTATACATAAGCAACACCGGGACGAGAATTGGGGTCATTGGCGTCACAGTGAACTTTGGCCGGTTTTATGAACAGCTGGGCTGGAAGCTGAATGACCCAATTGAAGAGTTGAAAAATTGCATCGCTCAATTAAAGGGTCAAACCGACCTCATTATCCTTCTCTCACATCTTGGAATCCATGATGATGAACTGATTGCCGGAATGTTCCCTGAGATTGACGTCATTCTTGGCGGCCATACCCATCATATTTTACATGAGGGCAAAGAAGTTGGATCCAGCTTGCTGGCGGGAGCCGGGAAGTTTGGCTACTATACTGGCCATGTGACCTTGAAGCTTGATGGGAAGACGAAGGAAATTATACATAGGAAAGCCGTTCTCTATGATATGAATGAGGCGGATCAGGCTCAAGATGAACGGGAAATGGCCGAAGGATATTTCTTTGAAGGCAAAGAGCTGATGGCAGAAACAGTGGCTGTTTTGCCAGACGATTTAAAGGCAGATCCTCTTCAGCATTCGAAGCTTTCAAAGATGCTCACTCAGGCATTGCGGGAATGGTGCGATGCCGATTGTGCGTTCATGAATGCCGGGATGATTCTCAAGGGACTGAAGCAGGGAAATGTAACGAAATTCGATTTGCTCGAAATCTGCCCGCATCCGATCAATCCTTGTACAATCAGGATGTCAGGAGCAGAGCTAAAAGAAGTGCTCCTGCAGACCAGGGATGAGAAATGGCCACATCTTCAGATTAAGGGCCTGGGCTTCCGCGGTACCGTCATGGGGGTCATGGAATACGATGGAATTGAGTTTCAGCAAAAGGGGAATTATCCGCAGATTCTCATCAATGGCAAGCTGATTGAAGCAAAAGAGCACTATACGCTGGCCATCCCTGATATGTTCACCTTTGGCCGCTTTTTCCCGGAAATTCAGCGGGCTGAGGAAAAACGATACTGGCTGCCCGAGTTTCTTCGCAATTTGCTTGAGTGGAAGCTTGCGTCTCTTTAG